From a single Cydia amplana chromosome 10, ilCydAmpl1.1, whole genome shotgun sequence genomic region:
- the LOC134651724 gene encoding uncharacterized protein LOC134651724, with translation MIDIWADDASTGEGIDLLIGNDLYFSFIRKSVDLGNNTYLVDSDFGWFLAGSATNNRERDILSVATYCQCHEINQDFFTEPDLHLRTIDVKFLWSLESIGICDSPKTTCEEEAVQHFNNTVKYSEGRYQVKWPWIEYPPKLPTNFGLAFGRLKGVLRRSNKEVMTEYEEILKEQLEANIIEVVDPTIPADHPVHYLPFHMVQQKGKGGRLVYDASAKLKNEKSLNECLYRGPNMLEDLTGLVLKFRIGKIAITADVEKAFLQVGLQEEDRDVTRFLWVKDLEKELTDDNIMQYRFCRVPFGVISSPFLLAATIRYHLSKTNKSLLPVIADKCYVDNLVTSVQSREEALNLYAQTTNSFKELGMNIRDWMSNDKDFVDKIPEQKRAKQESEMKILGLIWNLENETLKLKLNNETFESEIIDRRITKKGVLRVLARLYDPCGFVSPLMLPGKLLFQEICTRKLKWDEILPEDLSTSWRNIIENLIDVKNVELPRHVASGSKSECTKYELHCFTDASMNAYAAVVYLRVITGKQVSTSFLMSKSRVTPAEDKSDLKIPRLELLGYLIGSRLLRYVKSHIDLNICKIYLWTDSQVVIAWIKSSRLLPPFVSRRVNEIKQIKDILGAELRYVNSKENPADIATRPELWHQKQDLWFHGPDFLLQDQRDWPKEQKKEEMCLAGRALDTVDGPEMTIKGYEEQDSDLNFSEMEDNPAATALHESLDSMQNPLDEEKCEETVTEIKKLQEKFFSEEVSGRVASLSRDLGLFVDEDGILRCRGGFANANLSYDRRYPILIPKGSPFAARIVLGTHRDGCHVGVPHTLGVLRERCWIPHGRAQVRRALKRCSRCERCSGGPYRLPPPPALPSEGVDCGSPFTFAGLDCLGPVLVETGTGREKRWICLMTCLAVRAVHLELVGALTAEECLLAMRRFVAAGGPPRILISDGALRFGLTGEVLVHSCCRERHIGWRFIAQLAPWQGGFCEGLVALVKRCLRRALDKHLLADGRMHAVVRGIGAVLSTGPLTAVGSDPEGVLRPADFLSLGRCLEMGPELGEGTSQGTSTEVDLVEGWKRGRRILNEYKEMFANRCLPGLRDGFAHSHKQPRVVSGRSPEVGDIVQIKNGSKNRIGWRVGKISSLVRGRGGGCRAVLAER, from the coding sequence ATGATAGACATCTGGGCGGACGATGCTTCTACTGGTGAAGGCATCGATTTGTTGATTGGAAATGATTTATACTTCTCATTTATCAGAAAGAGTGTTGATTTGGGAAATAATACTTATCTGGTAGATTCTGATTTTGGTTGGTTCCTCGCAGGAAGTGCTACTAACAACAGAGAAAGGGACATTCTATCAGTTGCTACATATTGCCAGTGTCATGAAATCAATCAAGACTTTTTTACAGAACCAGATCTTCATCTGCGTACCATAGATGTCAAATTTTTATGGTCACTTGAGAGCATCGGGATATGTGATTCTCCAAAAACTACATGTGAGGAAGAAGCCGTGCAGCACTTTAACAATACTGTCAAATACAGTGAAGGACGGTACCAGGTCAAGTGGCCGTGGATAGAGTATCCACCTAAATTGCCTACTAATTTTGGACTTGCCTTTGGAAGGTTAAAGGGTGTATTACGGAGGTCAAATAAAGAAGTCATGACAGAGTATGAGGAAATCTTAAAGGAACAGCTTGAAGCGAATATAATAGAAGTTGTGGATCCTACCATTCCTGCTGACCATCCAgttcactacctaccttttcataTGGTTCAACAGAAGGGAAAAGGAGGCCGGCTGGTCTACGATGCTTCAGCTAAGCTAAAAAACGAGAAGAGCTTGAATGAGTGCTTATACAGAGGTCCGAACATGTTGGAAGACCTTACAGGATTGGTACTGAAATTTAGAATTGGGAAAATTGCTATCACCGCCGATGTTGAAAAGGCTTTTCTTCAGGTTGGTCTACAAGAAGAGGACAGGGATGTGACCAGGTTTCTCTGGGTCAAAGATTTGGAAAAGGAGCTAACTGATGACAACATCATGCAGTACAGGTTCTGCAGAGTGCCCTTTGGAGTGATATCGAGTCCTTTCCTCTTAGCGGCAACAATTCGATATCACCTTTCAAAGACTAACAAAAGTCTTCTTCCAGTGATAGCAGATAAATGTTATGTGGACAATTTAGTGACATCAGTTCAATCAAGAGAAGAGGCTCTCAATTTGTATGCTCAAACTACAAACTCATTCAAAGAATTAGGAATGAACATACGAGATTGGATGTCTAATGACAAAGATTTTGTAGACAAGATTCCCGAGCAAAAGAGAGCTAAACAGGAAAGTGAAATGAAGATCCTCGGTTTGATATGGAATTTGGAAAATGAAACCTTAAAGCTCAAACTGAATAACGAAACCTTTGAGAGCGAGATCATAGACAGACGTATTACAAAGAAAGGAGTCTTGAGAGTGCTAGCACGTCTGTACGATCCATGCGGGTTTGTGTCACCACTCATGCTACCAGGAAAACTCTTGTTCCAGGAGATCTGTACTAGGAAGTTAAAATGGGACGAGATTCTGCCTGAAGACTTGTCAACATCATGGAGGAACATAATTGAGAATTTAATAGATGTTAAGAACGTAGAACTGCCAAGACATGTCGCAAGTGGATCAAAGTCGGAATGTACGAAGTATGAGCTACATTGCTTCACTGACGCATCTATGAATGCATATGCAGCAGTTGTTTATCTGCGCGTCATAACTGGAAAGCAAGTATCAACTTCATTTCTCATGTCAAAATCCAGAGTAACCCCAGCAGAAGACAAAAGTGATCTCAAAATTCCTAGACTTGAATTGCTAGGGTATCTGATAGGAAGTAGACTTCTGAGGTATGTTAAAAGCCACATAGACCTAAATATATGCAAGATATATTTGTGGACGGATAGTCAAGTTGTCATAGCTTGGATCAAATCTAGTAGATTACTTCCACCATTTGTATCGAGACGAGTCAATGAGATCAAGCAAATTAAGGACATCTTAGGTGCAGAGCTGCGCTATGTCAACTCAAAAGAGAACCCTGCAGACATAGCTACCAGACCAGAATTGTGGCATCAGAAACAGGATCTATGGTTCCATGGTCCAGACTTCCTTCTACAAGACCAACGTGATTGGCCTAAGGAGCAGAAGAAGGAAGAAATGTGCTTGGCCGGGAGGGCTCTGGACACGGTGGATGGtccagagatgacaattaaaggCTATGAAGAGCAAGATAGCGATCTTAACTTTTCTGAAATGGAGGATAATCCTGCAGCCACTGCACTTCATGAAAGTTTGGATTCTATGCAAAACCCATTAGATGAAGAGAAGTGTGAAGAGACAGTGACTGAGATAAAGAAGTTACAAGAAAAATTCTTTTCGGAGGAAGTTTCGGGAAGGGTAGCCAGTTTGTCGCGAGACTTAGGTCTCTTTGTGGACGAGGATGGGATCTTAAGATGTAGGGGGGGGTTCGCGAATGCTAATTTGTCGTATGATAGGAGGTATCCCATTCTGATTCCGAAGGGGTCGCCCTTCGCAGCCCGGATAGTTCTGGGGACGCATAGAGACGGCTGCCATGTTGGGGTTCCACACACACTGGGTGTATTGCGCGAAAGGTGTTGGATCCCCCATGGGCGTGCCCAAGTGCGGAGGGCTCTGAAGAGGTGTTCGCGGTGTGAGAGGTGTTCTGGAGGTCCTTATAGACTGCCACCACCGCCTGCACTGCCCAGTGAAGGAGTTGACTGTGGTTCTCCATTTACCTTTGCTGGATTGGACTGTCTGGGTCCGGTATTGGTGGAAACAGGTACTGGTAGAGAAAAACGATGGATTTGTCTTATGACATGTTTGGCAGTTCGTGCTGTGCATTTGGAGTTGGTCGGGGCTTTGACGGCTGAGGAGTGCTTGCTGGCGATGCGGCGTTTCGTGGCGGCTGGAGGACCACCTAGAATATTGATATCGGACGGTGCACTACGGTTCGGGCTGACGGGTGAGGTACTGGTCCATTCATGCTGCCGGGAGAGGCATATCGGGTGGAGGTTCATCGCGCAGCTTGCGCCCTGGCAAGGCGGCTTTTGCGAGGGATTAGTTGCACTGGTAAAGCGCTGCTTGAGGCGAGCACTTGACAAGCATTTATTGGCGGACGGTCGGATGCATGCAGTGGTGAGGGGGATTGGGGCTGTGTTGAGCACGGGGCCTTTGACTGCAGTGGGTTCCGATCCGGAGGGAGTCCTGCGACCGGCTGATTTTCTGTCTCTGGGTCGGTGTCTAGAAATGGGCCCGGAGCTTGGCGAGGGGACCTCGCAAGGTACCAGTACCGAGGTGGACTTGGTTGAGGGCTGGAAGAGAGGTCGGAGGATTCTTAACGAATACAAAGAGATGTTCGCCAATCGATGCCTGCCGGGTCTGCGGGACGGATTCGCCCACTCTCATAAACAACCGCGAGTGGTATCAGGGAGGTCTCCGGAGGTCGGTGACATTGTACAGATTAAGAATGGTTCCAAGAATAGAATCGGTTGGAGGGTTGGTAAAATCTCAAGTTTGGTCCGAGGCCGTGGTGGTGGGTGCcgagcagtgttggccgaacgttaa